A window of the Lactobacillus amylovorus DSM 20531 genome harbors these coding sequences:
- the rpsB gene encoding 30S ribosomal protein S2: MADVVTMKQLLEAGVHFGHQTRRWNPKMAPYIFTQRNGIYIIDLQKTIKMLDDAYNFMKAVAQDGGVFLFVGTKKQAQDSIAEEATRAGQYYVNQRWLGGTLTNWTTIQSRVRRLKQLKEMSQDGTFDVLPKKEVALLTKEMDKLEKFLGGIEDMPRIPDVLFVVDPKKEKIAVHEANILGIPVVAMVDTNTDPDPIDVVIPSNDDAIRAIRLIAGAMADAIVEGKQGQDDETVEVDFKENADGSDEIVSAEENPED, encoded by the coding sequence ATGGCAGACGTTGTTACTATGAAGCAATTGCTTGAAGCTGGTGTCCACTTCGGTCACCAAACTAGAAGATGGAACCCAAAGATGGCTCCTTACATTTTCACTCAAAGAAATGGTATCTACATCATTGACTTGCAAAAGACTATCAAGATGTTAGATGATGCTTACAACTTCATGAAGGCTGTTGCACAAGACGGCGGCGTATTCTTGTTTGTAGGTACTAAGAAGCAAGCTCAAGACTCAATTGCTGAAGAAGCAACTCGTGCAGGTCAATACTACGTAAACCAACGTTGGTTAGGTGGTACTTTGACTAACTGGACTACTATTCAAAGTCGTGTTAGAAGATTAAAGCAATTAAAGGAAATGTCACAAGACGGTACCTTCGATGTATTACCAAAGAAGGAAGTTGCACTTTTAACTAAGGAAATGGACAAGCTTGAAAAATTCTTAGGCGGTATCGAAGACATGCCAAGAATTCCAGATGTATTGTTCGTAGTAGACCCTAAGAAGGAAAAGATCGCTGTTCACGAAGCTAACATTTTGGGTATCCCAGTTGTAGCTATGGTTGACACCAACACCGATCCAGACCCAATCGACGTTGTTATTCCTTCAAACGATGACGCTATCCGTGCTATCCGCTTAATCGCTGGTGCAATGGCAGACGCTATCGTTGAAGGTAAGCAAGGTCAAGATGACGAAACTGTTGAAGTAGACTTCAAAGAAAATGCTGATGGTTCAGACGAAATCGTTAGCGCTGAAGAAAACCCAGAAGACTAG